From Chelonia mydas isolate rCheMyd1 chromosome 22, rCheMyd1.pri.v2, whole genome shotgun sequence, the proteins below share one genomic window:
- the LOC122463516 gene encoding uncharacterized protein LOC122463516, whose protein sequence is MTGLNPELKTDFRLWLIRFLGLSAEATHKRCQVKINTFCNHRAQRASERTLSSVIIHVLQMENLRHGEESEREECWLELDGSIQRDGVFDLAALDSAALFATCDVWSERKGRVLKLAGVEDLVGQQGAQPVCLGTMELEFHSNEKPKIHTKATSKLAEPLGLPNMGWKSQEMRLSPKIFNQIYSLEEQPSLGYSSALRTSCGPGEQRLP, encoded by the exons ATGACGGGCCTCAACCCTGAACTGAAGACGGATTTCAGGCTCTGGCTCATTCgctttcttggcctctctgctgaggctactCACAAAAGGTGCCAGGTGAAGATCAACACCTTCTGCAACCATAGAGCTCAGCGTGCCTCAGAAAGGACCCTCAGCAGCGTCATTATTcatgttttacagatggaaaacttgAGGCATGGGGAGGAGTCCGAG AGGGAGGAGTGTTGGCTGGAGTTGGATGGGAGCATACAAAGAGATGG GGTGTTTGATCTGGCAGCCCTGGACTCTGCAGCCTTATTCGCTACCTGTGATGTTTGGAGCGAGAGGAAAGGACGTGTCCTGAAGCTGgctggagtggag GATCTGGTAGGACAACAAGGAGCACAGCCGGTATGCTTGGGGACAATGGAACTCGAGTTCCATTCAAATGAGAAGCCAAAAATTCATACAAAAGCCACTTCCAAACTTGCTGAACCTCTTGGACTGCCAAACATGGGATGGAAATCACAGGAGATGAGGCTTTCTCCTAAGATCTTCAATCAGATCTACAGCCTAGAAGAGCAGCCTTCCTTGGGATACTCTTCTGCTTTACGTACCAGCTGCGGCCCAGGAGAGCAGAGGCTGCCATGA